In a genomic window of Lycium ferocissimum isolate CSIRO_LF1 unplaced genomic scaffold, AGI_CSIRO_Lferr_CH_V1 ctg67, whole genome shotgun sequence:
- the LOC132045442 gene encoding uncharacterized protein LOC132045442 — protein sequence MEYKSASTHILLNCPEVQPYYDLFVEIHGQETVSDQFGTWFNNYMAGDKKGKAIAKAPKKSKKKGLYIPPEGIEPGPLRIGARDPAPCLPPLGPPMSGVADGLSWSQPTGHVAVPPYFLPQGQTEPHARRSQSPITPLTIPHGLSEFYHVSQRATRSGTPTATPSPTVSQPSTSSTLYVGTSGREESSSDSDEERPKKGDPHGFEF from the exons ATGGAGTATAAATCAGCTTCGACACATATCTTGTTAAATTGCCCAGAAGTTCAACCTTATTATGA TCTCTTTGTGGAGATACATGGCCAAGAAACTGTGTCCGACCAATTTGGGACTTGGTTTAACAATTAT ATGGCAGGTGATAAAAAGGGTAAGGCTATTGCGAAAGCCccaaaaaagtcaaaaaagaaGGGTTTGTATATACCACCAGAAGGCATAGAGCCAGGTCCCCTTCGGATTGGAGCTAGAGATCCTGCACCTTGCCTTCCACCACTTGGCCCTCCGATGTCAGGTGTTGCAGATGGGTTGTCATGGAGTCAGCCGACTGGCCATGTCGCAGTGCCACCATATTTTTTGCCTCAGGGCCAGACAGAGCCACATGCACGACGATCTCAGTCCCCCATCACACCTTTGACGATCCCACATGGCCTCTCTGAGTTTTATCATGTGTCACAGCGAGCGACTAGGAGTGGTACTCCGACAGCTACTCCTAGCCCAACTGTGTCACAACCATCGACATCATCTACTCTATATGTTGGGACGTCGGGGCGTGAAGAAAGTAGCTCTGATTCTGACGAAGAACGTCCCAAAAAAGGAGACCCTCACGGTTTTgaattttga